In the Oncorhynchus nerka isolate Pitt River linkage group LG6, Oner_Uvic_2.0, whole genome shotgun sequence genome, ctttgctcacacactttttcagttctgcccacaaattttctgtaAGGTTGAGGTctgtgctttgtgatggccactccaataccttgactttgttgtccttaagccattttgccacaacttatggagtatgcttgtggtcattgtccatttggaagactcatttgcgactaagctttaacttaagactgatgtcttaagatgttgcacctcatgatgccatctatttttgtgaagtgcacaaggccctcctgcagcaaagcaccccaacaacatgatgctgccacccccgtgcttcatggttgggatggtgttcttcggcttgcaaccctccccatttttcctcgaaacataacgatggtcattatggccaaaagttatatttttgtttcatcagaccagaggacatttctccaaaaactacgatctttgtccccatagcATTTGCAAACCGTGGCTTTTTATTACGACGgatttgaagcagtggcttcttccttgctgagtggccattcagattatgtcgatataggacttgttttactgtggacatagatacttttacacaatgtgtctccttcctgagcggtaagacggctgcgtggtcccatggtgtttatacttgcgtactattgtttgtacagatgaacgtggtaccttcaggcgttttggaaattgctcccaaggatgaaccagacttgtggaggtctactttTTTTTCCCCTGCGGCCTTGGCATGCACAGAGTAGATTCcctaacctacttgccaaaactgtagtttgttaacaagttttgtggagtggttgaaaaatgagttttaatgactccaacctaagtgtatgtaaacttccgacatcaaccgTACATACCCATCCCCTTCTAGCACAACCAACCCCTCTCCCTGACTCCCCTGGCCAACACACACCAAACCCACCCCCTTCTATTCCATACCCAGCCCAAGTCCCCTTTGATCACCAGAGCAGAACCCCATCAAAATCCATCCCATGAGCCAAGTGTCCAGCCCATCTAGCCCAACCACAACGCGCTAGCCTGCCGTCAACTTGCATGGCTCATGAGTCTACCAGATCTTTGTAAAACATGTGTCCGATATGACTGAAGCTTGACAGATCATTTGTCTTTAAATGAACTGTATCATTAAGATTACATTATGACTCATCTCTGCCATATTTCTGTTGCTCAGAGGGTTGATGGCAGGGCTGAGGGAGAGTCATTCCAAGAGGAAAGACTGAGTGTTGTCATTCCAGAATCTGTGGAGGAGGACCAGGAGGAAGGTAATATAAATTATCCTTATTACAGTAGCATTACACAAAATATTGATGCAATATCGGAAAGATTATGTTTCATGGTATTGAGTAAGCATGGTTGTCATAATAATGCTATAGTGGCTCTGCTCAGACGTAGTTGTGTGTTCTAGATGTGAAATGTGAGCAGGCTGTTGCTGCCGAGAAGGAGCAGACCGATGGGGCTGTGGTTTCCCAGCAGGCCGAGCGATCAGCCCCAGATAAGGAGGAGGATGAGCAGGGGGACCAACCAGAAGTGGCTCTggatgtctcttcctcatccccttcCATACAGAATGAGTCTGATTCTGAGGAATGTCTCTCAGGCCAGGCTAAGGCTCTGACCCAGACTGCACCCCTGCCTGGCTCCCTGGACTCTCTGGAGCCGACTACTAGAGACTACGATGACTTCCTCCTGGCCCATAATGGGTGTGAGGTGGCTGAGGAGGGTGGCTCTCTACTCCAGGAGGTGCTGCGCTCCCTCAAGTGTCCCCTGGCGTCTGTCCTGGGGCTGGAGGCTGAGCCCCTCGAGGAGGTGAATGTGAAGGCTTTAGACCCTGAGAGCTGGATGGATGAGCTGGCTGATGAGCCTGAGCCTCTGTCCCTTCCTTCAGATCCAACCCAACAGGAAGGAGCCTGTCTCCCCAGTGATGGACCTGACTGCCCAGCAGAGTCccaagaggaggagggtgagccTTATGTGTCTGAGGAGGAGTATGTGGTAGAACATTTCAAAccaaaggaggaagaggaggatcaaGATGAAATCAACCCTGAATACTTAACAAAAGAAGATCAGGACATTCCTTCAGTTTATATGGAAAACGAGGAAAAAGAAGATGGGGAGGAGGCAGCAGGGTTAGAGGAAAAAGCGGTAATAGAGGAAGCAGAGGAGGTTGTCCAAGACGAGGCAGAGGAAAAAAAGAAAGATGTGTGGAGGGAGGTGGAAAAAACAGAGCCAATCTCAGAGGTGCCAGTGCAAACAGCCTTATTGGAGCCAGAGGATGTAACGCCAACCTCTGTGGAGGATGATGCACAGCAGGTTCCAGACAATGACACAGACACTGAGAGAGCTTGTGAGAGCCCTGAGTGCCCCACTGAGCTGCCTGACCAAACAGTTAGGGAACCAGTCTGTGTCTCCCAGCTGCCAAATAGCAGTACACTTCCTCCAGATTCCCCAGACCAGCCTGAGTCCCCTACACATGCCACACAGGACCAGGAAGAGCCCAGAGTAACGACTGACCAGTACAGTATAACCAGTCCCAGTGCAGCTTCTGGCCCAGAGCAGAGCCCCCAGGAGCCCTGTAGTGGACCAACTGCCACGGAGGATCATGGGAAGCCATCTTGTGGCTCTGAACAGAGTAGACCAAGGTTCACAATTTCCCCCACCTGGCAAAAGTTGGACACCAACGAGCCAACCTCCCCTTCTACATCTCCCTCCCCTGCTACCTCCCCCTCTGGCACTGTGCCTGGGGCTGTGGAAGCGGGGGTTACAGCAAAAACAGATCCCCCAAGTAGAGTGGAGCCACTTAGCCCTGTGGTGGCCGAAGTCCCTGCTTGTCCCAGCAGAACACAGAGCACCACAGCACCCACACATTCTTCAAAAGACACTCCACCTGCCGTTCCTGCAGCCCAGGAGGAAGGGACCCCTGAGAATCCGTTTGGTGTTAGGCTGAGGAAGACCTCTGTGGGTATGTTGCGCTTAGGATCAGAGAGTGAAACTCCCGCCTCATCCCCAGCACACTCACTTCCCATAGAACCACAGAGGTCCTCGCTCACTGAACCACAGCCACAAAGCAAATCTGCCCTGCTCAGAAAGCCCTCCGAGCTGGACGGTGTCGTCAAGCCCAAGAGAACACCAGGTACTAAAACAGTCTTAGTCACCATCACACCAGTCAGTGTTTACAGACGTGTGATATATATGGCCTATCCTTCACTCACAATGCCACCtcttgtttatatatatatttcacaatGTTGAGCTCAATAGTCTTCaaatgacaaaacatttagtCTATGTATGTTTTAGGGATTTGGACTCCTGCTGGACTAACAATTCACAATGAAACGGGTCCATGAGTACTGTTGAGAACAGACTTATTGAGATATCTAAAAAGAGACCTATAAACACCAAGGAGAGATTCCtctaaatcaaatgttattagtcacatgcgccgaatacaaccggtgtagtccttacattgaaatgcttacttatgagcccctggccaacaatgcagttaaaaaaaatatggataagaaataaaagtagcaagtaattaaagagcagcagtaaaataacaatagcaagactatatacgGGGGGGGGTACCGgtcagttgaggtaatatgtacatataggttgagttattaaagtgactatgcatagatgataacaacggagaatagcagtggtgtaaaagagaggggggtgcgcaaatagtctgggtagctgtttgattaggtgttcaggagtcttatggcttgggggtagaagatgttgaGAAGCCTCTTGAACCTAGATTTGGTCgcgccggtaccgcttgctgttcGGTAgccgagagaacagtctgactagggtggctggagacgTTGACAATTGTTAAGGCCTCCCTCTGACAccgcttggtatagaggtcctggatggcaggaagcttggccccattgttgtactgggccgtacgcactacactTTGTAGTGCCTTtcggtcagaggctgagcagttgccatatcaggcagtgatgcaaccagatggtgcagctgtagaacattttgaggatctgaggacccatgccaaatctttttaggctcctgagggggaataggctttgttgtgccctcttcactgacTATTTCTATCAACAAATTGGCTGTATTTGAATGCTATTGGTTTTCGGCATTTGTCTTTCATTGGTTCGTACCTCTCTTACATTTCCACTCTAAACAAAAAGATTATGCCAAATGAAATGACCAGGCCACTCCTACCATATTTCGCACCATTTGAAGACATTCTCCTGTGTTCTTCTGTTTCAGATCTGTCTGTGGGTCGAGTGCCTAGTGTTGGATCTAGCGGGGGATCTGAATCACCAAGCTGGATCTCAGTGGCCAGACAAAAGCAAAGAATCTTCAAAAAGAACTCATTGGAGGAAACTACTGAGAAGAAGGTCCCTGCCGAGAAGGTAGGGATGGTGCATGTTGTTTTGTGTTATTTTGTTTAACGAGAAGCCCACTGTTTCAGAGAGAAACCGTTGACTTGTCAATCAACCCATCCATCCAGTCCTTAGCTCTTGTTAGCTTTTCTTCTGCTATCACGACAGGGTCCACCTTTTGATGCAATATCTAGAGTTTATATGAGACTGAAGTTGTGTAAGTGCCATTTACTTTGTTATACATGTTGGAATGAATGAAGCAGTTAATTCCATCTATTTCCAGGGGGAGACGAACAGAAAAGGTTCCATTCCTACATTGACGAGTCCTGTCAACAAAGACCAAGCCAAGCCTCCGGGACCTCCTGTAAAAGGTTTGACTCCTCAGTATCCCACTctgctaccacacacacacacacatcactttcTTATAAAGTGTTTTCATTGTTCTCACAAAAGACTTGAGTGTGATTGATACACTGCTGCCCCCATGTGGAAGAAACATGCaaataaaatgttcctgtttgaAAATGTTCTGTATCTGAGAATGCCTAATCTTCAATGACGTAAGACTTAAAAAATATTTCAGTCCGTTTTGATAACATTTTGTTGGTTGTAGGACTTTTATCACACCTACAGTGTCTTTAGGACAATACAGAGTGATTGTGTCACTAAAGATGTTGTTCTCTGCTCGTTGTCCATAGTGTTGTGTTCTCTTGAGATTTCTAAGCCTGCCGTGGttgagaaggaggggaagagagccCCGGCTCACCCCGCACCTACAGCCCTAGCCCAGGATGAGCCGCCATGGATGGCCCTGGCCAAAAAGAAGGCCAAAGCCTGGAGCGAGATGCCCCAGATAGTTCAGTAAAGACGGGCCGTCTCAAACCGAATCATCCGTCCACTGATGGATCAGAATGCACTTGCACAACCAGAGTATATCTTTTGACTTCTAATACCTTCGGGTTTCTTATTGGACAGATGCTGAAACCCTCCAGTCACGTGCTGTGGTGAAAGTCAGTTGGGAATTAGGCCAAATTAGTAAAAGTTTGAATTCAGTTGACATGATATATCTATGTACAACCAACCAATTATTGAATGATATTTGTTTTAATTTCTTAACTGTTATTGACAGTATTCCTTGTATGAGTGAGGGTCCAGTGTATCAACTTTGAACCTAGCCTTGAGCTTTGATTTGGAGGATGAATAATCATGGATGGAGAGTTTTCTTTGTATTTATTAAATCTCTTTcatgtatttgttttatttttgtattgccTTTTGAACATGTGTACATTAAATATGTAGTAAATAACAAATGggattccattttttttttttcatctctCTTTAAGAACATTAAGATAAAAACTGTTACTCTTCTTTGTACCTACTGCCAATAGTGCATCAAAGATGGTCATAGCCATCAATTTAATATGAAAGGTATAGGCATACTTAGGCAGTAGAATATATTTTTTCTGTTAAACGGATGCCCCGCTTCACACTTCtacccccaaaaatattttgtatCTGATTCATGTGAACGATTCACTTTTATTTTAGTAGATGGGATTCAGTTCAATCCCAGTGAATCAAATCATGGGAATCTAAATAAGCATTTGTGGAATGTGAACAGTACACGTAATATTTTAACAAGGGgttcaaatatttttttatttgctcACTTTTCAAACAATTAAATCTTTAATTGAACAGTTAATTAAATGTGCATTGCCCTAGTGGGGACAACTGTTAAACATTAGCTAACCTTACTCTGTAGATAATCTGGGGTTCTCTGAAAACCAGCTGAATAATGGTAACGTTGGCATACTTGAAACAACTTTTGAACCAATTATCTGCAGGTTGCTAATAGTTAGCTAGTAGTTTTGGGGGGGAGGCACCTAGCAGCGACGGCTTGTTGCGTTTTGGCCAGGGACAGCCCTGCGGCTAGCCAGTGAGAGATGGCAGGAAACTCCCATGCAAAGATTCCTGCAGCAGTCAAACCCTTACCAAGGAGTATTTTTCTCAGAGTAATAAAGGCCTAGTCCATAAATTCTgtggatctttttttttttagcatCAGAAGTGTTTGGCTGGCCAGATTTTAGTGCAGAACAACTACAGGGGGGTTTGAGAAGGTGTTCCTGCCTTCCAGGCCAACTGCCTGGAGTAAGTTCTGTTGGGACCTAAGTACAAACAAGACCCCACAATGAGGGACACATTTCACTTTACGCCTGAAAAGTAGAGTTCCTAGAGATTATACACAGTGGCTAGTTTTTTTAGgcacacccatctagtaccgggcTGGACACCCTTTAGccaccagaacagcctgaattcttcccGGAATGGATCATACAAGGTGTCGGAAATGTTCAtggctcaattggtatcaagggacctaacatgTTTTGGGAAAGGATTCCCCACACCACTACCACCTGCTTGTACGTACCATCGATACCAGACAAGATGGGTCCATGATCTCATACTGCttatgccaaatcctgactcgGACATCAGCGTGACACAACAGGAACTGGGATTTGtaggaccaggcaatgtttttcctcTTCTCATTGGCCAGTGTTGATGATTGTGTGCCTGCTGGAGCGGAAGTGGAACACAATATTGTCATCtcctgcaatagcccatccgtgagaAGAATCGACGGGTTGTGACCCGAGATGCCGTACTGCaccgttatttgtctgtttgtggcctgcctgttagcttgcatgatTTTTGGCATTTTCCTTCAACCTCTCTCAATGAGCTGTTTTCAGCCACAGGACTcctgctgactggatgttttttctttgtcacaCCATTCTCAGTAAACCCAGGGAGGGTTGCCGTTTCTGAGAAACTGGATCCAGCACGCCTGGCCCCGACGATCATACCACACTCAAAGTctcttaggtcactcgttttccCCATTATAACTTTCAAtagaacagtaactgaatgcctcgatgcctgtccgCCTGGTTAACAGTAAATACAGTGCCTtttgaaagtattcatacccctagactttttccacatgttgcgttacagcctgaattcaaaacagATTCAATAGATTTGCTTCTCACCCGTGTACACACAATATCCcgtaacgacaaagtgaaaacacatttttgttttattttgacaaACGTATTGAAAATtataaagtattcacacccctaagtgAATACATGTTAGTCACCTTTGACAAcaatgacagctgtgagtctttctgggtgagtctctaagagctttgcacaccgtATGTCGTGGCGATTCCCTATGAACTGCCACTGCCACAGGAGAGCGCGGTCCATTACCCGTCCACAAAAGTCAGCTTTCCAGACATTACTCTTTTGGAGTGAAGTTCCCTTTTATTGCGTATATAAATAGCTCCAAAACACACATTCCTATGCAAACGGTGCAGAGAGATGCATTCCATAAGCTATATATGTGATACGGTAAGAACTGtatgccctctcctctcacctgtgcTACCTTTTTGCACATGAGACCAGTGACCCATGACCCCAACATATAGTGCCCTCTAATGTACAAAACAAGTAAAAATAACCAGTGACAGACAACATATACACAACTCATAAACAGGCCAAAATGGCTCCTACACACCGACCCCAAATTATTCTCTGACTTAGGAAAGAAACAATTATACAAATGCAAAAAAAAAGGAGCCAAcaatgtatgtgtgcatgtgtcttcATGGAGGGATGATTTTCAGGGCCAGAGGTTGCTAGCGCTCAGCCTATAATATGGTAAGCTCAGTTGTAGATTGATGGGTTGTCTAAGGCAGCATCCTGTACCACCCAGTTTGTCATTCCTGCGTGTCTCATGTGTAGATGGGGTGGGTAGTAACAGCAGGGCAGCCAATCTGTCCTGGGTTGTCACCACCTTCTCCTATGGGACTGTCAAGAGACCCTTACCAATTGGGTTACAGCGATGTGGGGTCCAtctccaacactgtagtcatcAACAGGGTTGATGGCCTGTGGAGCATCGCTGCCAATTAGCAACTCCACGCCGGCCCCAATATGACTTGGTGTGAAAGCTTAACGACCCTTCTTATACTGCACCTTCTTGGAGTATATTTCTTGGAAATTGGTCTTTCTAGCATGTTGGTTCTTGTCTTCAGGCGTACTACACGTACTAACTCATTGGAATCAGGCTTGGTCTCAAGAACCTTTCCAAGTATCCTTCACTAAGCTGCATTTAATTTTACCCCACTTatgtctttttttaaatgtatttttttatttaagggttgatcagcttaatattgcagaaagattgttgcttccatcaatgtaatagtctgcatcatttccaatcccccatgtCTTTTTTTGGTAAATATgtatatatccatatccatacatatacctatatagatatacatacttttttttttagagTATACCTTTATTATTTTCCACAAACCCTACCACtcttcccccaattggagtaaactaataaacaataacacttaggcttctacctttAGTTTATACATCTTATAGACAATCTATTTTTCAatagctccaggtggtatctgattttaagtaccttggcatcatacttgattccaacctatcttttaaaaagcatgtgaaaaaggtaattcaaataactaaattcaatctagctaatttccgatttatacgaaattgtttcgtatacttaacatactgcttgactagttgggcccaagcttgctgtacaacattaaaatctattcagtctgtctacaaacaggctctcaaagtgcttgataggaagcccaatagccatcatcattgtcacatccttagaaagcatgagctcttgagttgggaaaatcttgtgcaatacaccgacgcatgtcttgtattcaagatccttaatagcctggctccccctccactcagtatttttgttaaacagaaaacccagacatatggcagcagatccacaaggtctgccatgagaggtgactgtatagttccccgaaggaaaagcacctttagtaaatctgcattctctgtgagagcttcccatgtctggaatacactgccatcagacacacataactgcaccacatatcgcactttcacaaaatgcttgaagaccaggctaaaggtcaatcagatttgtgaacatggtccctagctgtgtgttgccgctttccatgttgtctgttgtctgtagcttgtgaggtgtggaaacactttgttgcttttatgaattttgtcttgctgctttttgttctatgttgctctgtctgtatgctatgtttgcttgtcctatgttgctatgtcttgcttgttctatggtgctattgtctatattgtaattgtttttaataacctgcccagggactgcggttgaaaattagccggctggctaaaaccggcacttttactgaaacgttgattaatgtgcactgtccctgtaaaaataaaataaaataaactaaaatagttatattttgtttgtttttagtccttcctctattttcgatgtccatccagttggatttctatttgtaactgtgctatttcgcAACATTTCTGAAcccatatacattttacagaccccgtatgttttacatcggttatcttgttattagtcccacccttcagctccattcaacctctcccatctatctcttaacaccattcattttggatttctatttgccatgtaTCTTtcgactgtgctgtgatgcttcac is a window encoding:
- the LOC115130478 gene encoding cell surface glycoprotein 1-like isoform X4: MASGPSDVMTNQDHADPTECTGKKKSKFQTFKNFFAKKKRKEAATPAGDNGLKSSQSSDNVNAPEPAFLIRSEKDEGSGSKIYMGNKALSHDSVFVSNLPLSEVNEDLGAFQDNIHGKVKSLQLQLKQAIRLGSPPSLCVKGDDAGTLSEDDGLPCSPPEYSTLHAVLAGVSHRRNSSLSLEATDSDEDQMSCEVGSRSVSPLIPLPVDFSQPASPMGCLDNTAARHRLAVRHKACSKMRKPTTRVDGRAEGESFQEERLSVVIPESVEEDQEEDVKCEQAVAAEKEQTDGAVVSQQAERSAPDKEEDEQGDQPEVALDVSSSSPSIQNESDSEECLSGQAKALTQTAPLPGSLDSLEPTTRDYDDFLLAHNGCEVAEEGGSLLQEVLRSLKCPLASVLGLEAEPLEEVNVKALDPESWMDELADEPEPLSLPSDPTQQEGACLPSDGPDCPAESQEEEGEPYVSEEEYVVEHFKPKEEEEDQDEINPEYLTKEDQDIPSVYMENEEKEDGEEAAGLEEKAVIEEAEEVVQDEAEEKKKDVWREVEKTEPISEVPVQTALLEPEDVTPTSVEDDAQQVPDNDTDTERACESPECPTELPDQTVREPVCVSQLPNSSTLPPDSPDQPESPTHATQDQEEPRVTTDQYSITSPSAASGPEQSPQEPCSGPTATEDHGKPSCGSEQSRPRFTISPTWQKLDTNEPTSPSTSPSPATSPSGTVPGAVEAGVTAKTDPPSRVEPLSPVVAEVPACPSRTQSTTAPTHSSKDTPPAVPAAQEEGTPENPFGVRLRKTSVGMLRLGSESETPASSPAHSLPIEPQRSSLTEPQPQSKSALLRKPSELDGVVKPKRTPDLSVGRVPSVGSSGGSESPSWISVARQKQRIFKKNSLEETTEKKVPAEKGETNRKGSIPTLTSPVNKDQAKPPGPPVKVLCSLEISKPAVVEKEGKRAPAHPAPTALAQDEPPWMALAKKKAKAWSEMPQIVQ
- the LOC115130478 gene encoding cell surface glycoprotein 1-like isoform X3, yielding MVDTTESSDCSIMASGPSDVMTNQDHADPTECTGKKKSKFQTFKNFFAKKKRKEAATPAGDNGLKSSQSSDNVNAPEPAFLIRSEKDEGSGSKIYMGNKALSHDSVFVSNLPLSEVNEDLGAFQDNIHGKVKSLQLQLKQAIRLGSPPSLCVKGDDAGTLSEDDGLPCSPPEYSTLHAVLAGVSHRRNSSLSLEATDSDEDQMSCEVGSRSVSPLIPLPVDFSQPASPMGCLDNTAARHRLAVRHKACSKMRKPTTRVDGRAEGESFQEERLSVVIPESVEEDQEEDVKCEQAVAAEKEQTDGAVVSQQAERSAPDKEEDEQGDQPEVALDVSSSSPSIQNESDSEECLSGQAKALTQTAPLPGSLDSLEPTTRDYDDFLLAHNGCEVAEEGGSLLQEVLRSLKCPLASVLGLEAEPLEEVNVKALDPESWMDELADEPEPLSLPSDPTQQEGACLPSDGPDCPAESQEEEGEPYVSEEEYVVEHFKPKEEEEDQDEINPEYLTKEDQDIPSVYMENEEKEDGEEAAGLEEKAVIEEAEEVVQDEAEEKKKDVWREVEKTEPISEVPVQTALLEPEDVTPTSVEDDAQQVPDNDTDTERACESPECPTELPDQTVREPVCVSQLPNSSTLPPDSPDQPESPTHATQDQEEPRVTTDQYSITSPSAASGPEQSPQEPCSGPTATEDHGKPSCGSEQSRPRFTISPTWQKLDTNEPTSPSTSPSPATSPSGTVPGAVEAGVTAKTDPPSRVEPLSPVVAEVPACPSRTQSTTAPTHSSKDTPPAVPAAQEEGTPENPFGVRLRKTSVGMLRLGSESETPASSPAHSLPIEPQRSSLTEPQPQSKSALLRKPSELDGVVKPKRTPDLSVGRVPSVGSSGGSESPSWISVARQKQRIFKKNSLEETTEKKVPAEKGETNRKGSIPTLTSPVNKDQAKPPGPPVKVLCSLEISKPAVVEKEGKRAPAHPAPTALAQDEPPWMALAKKKAKAWSEMPQIVQ
- the LOC115130478 gene encoding cell surface glycoprotein 1-like isoform X1, yielding MKRRTSSLLASIGGSPSSDCSIMASGPSDVMTNQDHADPTECTGKKKSKFQTFKNFFAKKKRKEAATPAGDNGLKSSQSSDNVNAPEPAFLIRSEKDEGSGSKIYMGNKALSHDSVFVSNLPLSEVNEDLGAFQDNIHGKVKSLQLQLKQAIRLGSPPSLCVKGDDAGTLSEDDGLPCSPPEYSTLHAVLAGVSHRRNSSLSLEATDSDEDQMSCEVGSRSVSPLIPLPVDFSQPASPMGCLDNTAARHRLAVRHKACSKMRKPTTRVDGRAEGESFQEERLSVVIPESVEEDQEEDVKCEQAVAAEKEQTDGAVVSQQAERSAPDKEEDEQGDQPEVALDVSSSSPSIQNESDSEECLSGQAKALTQTAPLPGSLDSLEPTTRDYDDFLLAHNGCEVAEEGGSLLQEVLRSLKCPLASVLGLEAEPLEEVNVKALDPESWMDELADEPEPLSLPSDPTQQEGACLPSDGPDCPAESQEEEGEPYVSEEEYVVEHFKPKEEEEDQDEINPEYLTKEDQDIPSVYMENEEKEDGEEAAGLEEKAVIEEAEEVVQDEAEEKKKDVWREVEKTEPISEVPVQTALLEPEDVTPTSVEDDAQQVPDNDTDTERACESPECPTELPDQTVREPVCVSQLPNSSTLPPDSPDQPESPTHATQDQEEPRVTTDQYSITSPSAASGPEQSPQEPCSGPTATEDHGKPSCGSEQSRPRFTISPTWQKLDTNEPTSPSTSPSPATSPSGTVPGAVEAGVTAKTDPPSRVEPLSPVVAEVPACPSRTQSTTAPTHSSKDTPPAVPAAQEEGTPENPFGVRLRKTSVGMLRLGSESETPASSPAHSLPIEPQRSSLTEPQPQSKSALLRKPSELDGVVKPKRTPDLSVGRVPSVGSSGGSESPSWISVARQKQRIFKKNSLEETTEKKVPAEKGETNRKGSIPTLTSPVNKDQAKPPGPPVKVLCSLEISKPAVVEKEGKRAPAHPAPTALAQDEPPWMALAKKKAKAWSEMPQIVQ
- the LOC115130478 gene encoding cell surface glycoprotein 1-like isoform X2; its protein translation is MAGFYGCLRGKNSDCSIMASGPSDVMTNQDHADPTECTGKKKSKFQTFKNFFAKKKRKEAATPAGDNGLKSSQSSDNVNAPEPAFLIRSEKDEGSGSKIYMGNKALSHDSVFVSNLPLSEVNEDLGAFQDNIHGKVKSLQLQLKQAIRLGSPPSLCVKGDDAGTLSEDDGLPCSPPEYSTLHAVLAGVSHRRNSSLSLEATDSDEDQMSCEVGSRSVSPLIPLPVDFSQPASPMGCLDNTAARHRLAVRHKACSKMRKPTTRVDGRAEGESFQEERLSVVIPESVEEDQEEDVKCEQAVAAEKEQTDGAVVSQQAERSAPDKEEDEQGDQPEVALDVSSSSPSIQNESDSEECLSGQAKALTQTAPLPGSLDSLEPTTRDYDDFLLAHNGCEVAEEGGSLLQEVLRSLKCPLASVLGLEAEPLEEVNVKALDPESWMDELADEPEPLSLPSDPTQQEGACLPSDGPDCPAESQEEEGEPYVSEEEYVVEHFKPKEEEEDQDEINPEYLTKEDQDIPSVYMENEEKEDGEEAAGLEEKAVIEEAEEVVQDEAEEKKKDVWREVEKTEPISEVPVQTALLEPEDVTPTSVEDDAQQVPDNDTDTERACESPECPTELPDQTVREPVCVSQLPNSSTLPPDSPDQPESPTHATQDQEEPRVTTDQYSITSPSAASGPEQSPQEPCSGPTATEDHGKPSCGSEQSRPRFTISPTWQKLDTNEPTSPSTSPSPATSPSGTVPGAVEAGVTAKTDPPSRVEPLSPVVAEVPACPSRTQSTTAPTHSSKDTPPAVPAAQEEGTPENPFGVRLRKTSVGMLRLGSESETPASSPAHSLPIEPQRSSLTEPQPQSKSALLRKPSELDGVVKPKRTPDLSVGRVPSVGSSGGSESPSWISVARQKQRIFKKNSLEETTEKKVPAEKGETNRKGSIPTLTSPVNKDQAKPPGPPVKVLCSLEISKPAVVEKEGKRAPAHPAPTALAQDEPPWMALAKKKAKAWSEMPQIVQ